The Candidatus Koribacter versatilis Ellin345 genome has a segment encoding these proteins:
- a CDS encoding (Fe-S)-binding protein — protein sequence MKVALFVPCFVDQLQPQVGVDTVKVLRRIGCEVLYPEDQTCCGQPGFNTGQWDAARPCAERFVRVFRDFEWIVCPSGSCTSMVRTHYPELLKASRWNDDVVAVGKRVFELSQFLVKVANVTDVGAEFPHTVTYHASCHATRELGIYDEPIALLKNVAGLELREMPNENECCGFGGMFATKFGMVSAAMGDVKAGNVEATGAQYVTAVDPSCLMHLDGVLRFKNRTPKAIHIASILASRAEAR from the coding sequence ATGAAGGTCGCGCTCTTCGTCCCGTGTTTTGTGGATCAACTGCAACCGCAAGTGGGCGTGGACACCGTAAAGGTTCTGCGGCGTATTGGGTGCGAGGTTCTTTATCCCGAAGACCAGACGTGTTGCGGGCAGCCAGGATTCAATACGGGGCAGTGGGATGCGGCGCGTCCGTGTGCCGAACGGTTCGTCCGAGTGTTCAGGGATTTTGAGTGGATCGTTTGTCCTTCGGGATCGTGCACGAGCATGGTTCGCACCCATTATCCGGAGCTGCTGAAGGCGAGTCGGTGGAATGACGACGTCGTCGCTGTCGGCAAGCGCGTTTTTGAGCTTTCGCAGTTCCTGGTGAAGGTCGCGAATGTCACCGATGTCGGCGCCGAGTTTCCGCACACGGTGACGTACCATGCGTCGTGCCATGCCACGCGAGAACTCGGCATCTACGACGAGCCGATTGCATTGTTGAAGAACGTCGCGGGACTCGAATTGCGCGAGATGCCGAACGAAAATGAATGTTGCGGCTTCGGAGGGATGTTCGCAACCAAGTTCGGCATGGTTTCCGCCGCAATGGGCGACGTCAAGGCTGGCAATGTTGAGGCGACCGGCGCGCAATATGTCACTGCCGTGGATCCAAGTTGCCTGATGCATCTTGACGGTGTGCTTCGGTTCAAGAACCGCACGCCGAAGGCAATCCACATCGCAAGTATTCTCGCATCGAGAGCCGAAGCACGATGA
- a CDS encoding LutB/LldF family L-lactate oxidation iron-sulfur protein produces MSRLAEEFLIAAAQKSADLTHRATIKRNVDSYDTAVAKGKLRFADWEAARTYAARVKGEAVSNLAPLLEEFERKIVARGGHVYWAETADDARQYICDVARKNNVKTVVKSKSMVTEEIHLLPALEKLGIKVWETDLGELIVQLRNEPPYHIVTPAMHLTREQIRDLFQQKLPDDMNGESHQELVAAARRFLRRAFFAAEMGISGANFLVADAGMVAISTNEGNGRLTTSLPRVHVVVTGIEKVIPRLEDLGVLWPVLATSGTGQPITTYSTLIGGPRAEGEVDGPEEFHVVLLDNGRTEVLADEEQQELLRCIRCGACLNKCPVYRSVGGHAFNTTYPGPIGSALTPIVNGMKDWGHLSYACSLCTACDSVCPVKIKLSGHLLENRRKYVSEGDAKTSEKVGFSVFRWATAGPRRFALLGWFGRKITRAALAIGMSPHALGPLASWTKYRAMPDVPKDSFRALWEKNDGNF; encoded by the coding sequence ATGAGCCGACTCGCGGAAGAATTCCTGATTGCGGCGGCACAGAAATCAGCAGACCTGACCCATCGCGCGACGATCAAGCGCAACGTGGACAGCTACGACACAGCCGTGGCGAAGGGCAAACTGCGCTTCGCCGATTGGGAGGCAGCACGTACATACGCTGCTCGAGTGAAAGGCGAAGCGGTGAGCAATCTCGCGCCGCTGCTCGAAGAGTTTGAGCGCAAGATTGTGGCGCGCGGAGGGCACGTTTACTGGGCGGAGACAGCTGACGACGCGCGTCAATATATTTGCGATGTGGCGCGCAAGAACAATGTAAAGACCGTGGTGAAGTCGAAGTCCATGGTCACCGAGGAAATTCATCTCTTACCCGCACTGGAGAAGCTGGGCATCAAGGTGTGGGAGACGGACCTCGGCGAACTGATCGTGCAGTTACGCAATGAGCCGCCCTACCACATCGTCACTCCGGCGATGCACCTGACACGCGAGCAGATCCGGGATCTCTTCCAGCAGAAACTGCCGGACGACATGAATGGTGAGAGTCACCAGGAACTGGTCGCCGCGGCACGACGATTCCTGCGGCGAGCGTTCTTCGCGGCGGAGATGGGGATCTCGGGGGCGAACTTTCTCGTTGCCGACGCGGGCATGGTGGCCATTTCTACGAATGAGGGCAATGGTCGTCTCACGACCAGCTTGCCGCGCGTGCATGTTGTCGTAACCGGAATCGAGAAGGTAATTCCGAGGCTGGAGGACCTAGGGGTGCTCTGGCCAGTGCTTGCGACCAGCGGCACTGGCCAACCGATCACGACCTACAGCACACTGATCGGCGGCCCAAGGGCCGAAGGGGAGGTGGACGGGCCGGAGGAGTTTCACGTCGTCCTACTGGACAATGGCCGGACTGAAGTGCTCGCCGACGAAGAGCAACAGGAGTTGCTGAGATGCATTCGCTGTGGTGCCTGCCTGAATAAGTGTCCAGTCTATCGCAGCGTTGGCGGTCATGCGTTCAACACTACCTATCCGGGGCCGATTGGCAGCGCGCTGACACCGATCGTCAATGGCATGAAGGATTGGGGACATCTCTCGTATGCATGCTCACTCTGCACGGCTTGCGATAGTGTTTGCCCGGTCAAGATCAAGTTGAGCGGGCATCTCCTCGAGAACCGTCGAAAGTATGTGTCGGAGGGCGATGCGAAGACCTCCGAAAAGGTCGGCTTCTCGGTGTTCCGATGGGCGACGGCCGGCCCTCGGCGCTTTGCACTGCTCGGCTGGTTTGGCCGAAAAATAACGCGTGCTGCGCTGGCGATCGGTATGAGCCCGCATGCTCTTGGTCCGCTGGCCAGCTGGACGAAGTATCGCGCTATGCCCGATGTGCCGAAGGATTCGTTTCGTGCGTTGTGGGAGAAGAACGATGGCAACTTCTAA
- a CDS encoding sugar transferase → MEKRGQFTGRRFALVMMDAAATFAVGALWLPSASRELRIILGLWLIAATILPMLIAGAYARVLRTSLSNHVLEIAIACLSSLLTTKALSLWLRAQLDWSALMAVTLVLFAVLFGIRVGLLRAHECFLRPWRLWVVAEDEPTAYAIARKAAAYNRRYEIVAWSGMRELEQIPERLQRCDGVLCTTAVRKFFESVCAQFGKELMLVPGPSEVLLTTATVRQIDDLLVLSVAPLALTTPQKFCKRCFDIFGAALLLLICSPVMVVLLAAIPRESVGPAIYRQRRRGSRGKPFELLKFRTMTADAEDGSGPVLAISEDPRVTRMGRWMRATRIDELPQLWNVLKGEMSLVGPRPEREYFAQQFDRELTDYPLRTAVKPGLTGLAQVWGRYSTTAESKLRLDLMYIANYSLFFDVQLLMQTLRVVLQREQAAGVSSGPALPVRLSPEGMAEEQRQA, encoded by the coding sequence ATGGAAAAACGAGGGCAGTTCACGGGAAGGCGGTTCGCTCTCGTAATGATGGACGCGGCGGCTACATTTGCCGTCGGCGCGCTGTGGCTGCCGAGCGCATCGAGAGAGCTGCGAATCATCCTTGGGCTGTGGCTGATTGCGGCGACGATCTTGCCGATGTTGATCGCGGGCGCGTATGCCCGAGTTCTGCGGACATCGCTTTCGAATCACGTTCTGGAAATTGCGATCGCGTGTCTCTCGTCGCTCCTTACAACGAAAGCGTTGTCGCTCTGGTTGCGCGCGCAACTTGATTGGAGCGCGTTGATGGCAGTGACACTCGTGCTTTTCGCGGTGTTGTTCGGGATTCGAGTCGGACTGTTGCGCGCGCACGAGTGCTTCCTTCGCCCGTGGAGACTGTGGGTGGTAGCGGAGGATGAACCTACCGCCTACGCGATCGCCAGAAAAGCGGCAGCCTACAACCGGCGATACGAAATCGTTGCATGGTCCGGAATGCGGGAACTCGAGCAGATTCCAGAGAGGCTCCAGCGGTGCGATGGCGTACTGTGCACGACGGCAGTCCGCAAGTTTTTCGAGAGTGTGTGTGCGCAATTCGGCAAAGAATTGATGCTCGTGCCGGGCCCGTCTGAGGTCCTGCTCACCACTGCAACCGTGCGCCAGATCGATGATCTTCTTGTACTTTCGGTGGCACCGTTGGCACTCACGACGCCGCAGAAATTCTGTAAGCGTTGTTTCGACATTTTTGGCGCAGCTTTGTTGCTGCTGATCTGTTCTCCCGTGATGGTCGTTCTGCTGGCTGCGATTCCTCGTGAGTCTGTGGGGCCTGCAATCTACCGTCAACGGCGTAGAGGATCTCGAGGAAAACCGTTCGAGTTGCTGAAGTTTCGAACCATGACAGCCGATGCGGAAGATGGAAGCGGACCGGTGCTGGCGATATCCGAAGATCCGCGAGTGACGCGGATGGGGCGTTGGATGCGCGCGACCCGCATCGACGAATTGCCGCAGTTGTGGAACGTCCTAAAAGGTGAGATGAGCTTGGTGGGTCCAAGGCCGGAGCGAGAGTACTTCGCGCAGCAATTCGATCGCGAGTTGACGGATTATCCGCTGCGGACTGCTGTCAAGCCCGGTTTGACTGGACTGGCACAGGTGTGGGGGCGTTATTCCACTACGGCTGAATCCAAGCTGCGGCTCGATTTGATGTACATCGCCAACTACTCTTTGTTCTTCGACGTGCAACTCCTAATGCAGACCCTACGGGTTGTATTGCAGAGAGAACAAGCCGCAGGTGTGAGTAGTGGACCGGCGCTGCCGGTGCGATTGTCGCCCGAAGGCATGGCGGAAGAGCAGCGACAAGCGTAG
- a CDS encoding glycosyltransferase family 4 protein: MRILYLITRAQRGGAQAHLLKLAGASSRNNEVLVAVGEEGVLCSDLRRRGISCIVLEHMKHAPHPWHDALGVRELIRLIRNFQPDVVHAHSGKAGLLGRVAAAICGVPAVYTAHGYAFANQAPWLQKTIALPAERLAARTGGLTIAVSRSECRLAASSGIGGVNQTVVVHNGCEPSAYPAEPGVSPPVVVMVARFARPKRQDRLIRAFSQIAGQSQLWLVGDGPGLRSARELAQGSGVRDRIIFWGDRDDVSALLGRAQVAALISDHEGFGLALIEAMSAGLPVIASDVGGMREIVVPGETGLLVPANDETNLEVALRRLIANPQERQRMGSAGLVRFREKFTLDRMLTDTFRVYDLALGAATREEVNACVHCRYPAACGAGAVVSGD, translated from the coding sequence GTGAGAATCCTTTACCTCATCACGCGTGCGCAACGTGGAGGAGCACAGGCGCACTTGCTGAAGCTTGCGGGGGCCTCGTCGCGCAACAACGAGGTGCTGGTTGCAGTGGGCGAAGAAGGAGTTCTTTGCAGCGATCTTCGGCGGCGCGGCATTTCGTGCATCGTGCTTGAGCACATGAAGCACGCGCCGCATCCATGGCACGACGCTTTGGGAGTTCGCGAACTCATCAGGCTCATCCGAAATTTCCAACCGGACGTTGTGCATGCGCATTCCGGAAAGGCTGGGCTGCTGGGAAGAGTAGCGGCGGCCATCTGCGGAGTGCCGGCGGTATACACGGCGCATGGATACGCGTTTGCGAACCAAGCACCTTGGTTACAGAAAACCATTGCGTTACCGGCGGAACGGTTGGCGGCACGGACCGGAGGGCTCACGATCGCAGTATCGCGGTCGGAGTGCCGACTGGCTGCGAGCTCCGGAATTGGCGGTGTGAACCAGACGGTGGTGGTCCACAACGGATGTGAGCCTAGCGCTTATCCAGCGGAGCCGGGAGTTTCCCCGCCAGTGGTGGTGATGGTCGCGCGCTTCGCGCGGCCCAAGAGGCAAGACCGTTTGATCCGTGCCTTCAGCCAAATCGCGGGACAGTCGCAGCTGTGGCTGGTTGGCGATGGGCCGGGGCTTCGATCGGCCCGTGAACTCGCACAGGGGAGTGGAGTTCGCGATCGCATTATCTTCTGGGGAGATCGCGATGATGTTTCCGCGTTGCTCGGTCGAGCGCAGGTTGCGGCATTGATCTCAGACCATGAAGGATTCGGCTTGGCTCTGATCGAGGCGATGAGTGCTGGACTGCCGGTGATTGCCAGCGATGTTGGCGGGATGCGCGAAATCGTTGTTCCGGGCGAGACGGGCCTGCTCGTGCCCGCGAATGACGAGACGAATCTGGAAGTTGCATTGCGCCGTCTGATCGCCAACCCGCAAGAGCGGCAGCGGATGGGCAGCGCAGGGCTAGTGCGGTTCCGCGAGAAATTCACACTTGACCGAATGTTGACGGACACGTTTCGGGTGTACGACTTGGCGCTGGGCGCCGCGACCAGAGAGGAAGTTAATGCATGCGTTCACTGTCGCTATCCGGCGGCGTGCGGCGCGGGCGCGGTTGTTTCGGGGGACTGA
- a CDS encoding VOC family protein has translation MPPTLGDGKICYIEIPAVDVSRSAEFYERVFEWNMRKRGDGATAFDDVVGEVSGAFVTGRPASNNPGLLIYIMVDDAAAAVQRVLDHGGEIVQPVGVDAPEITARFRDPAGNVLGIYQEPGT, from the coding sequence ATGCCTCCGACGCTCGGCGATGGCAAGATTTGCTACATTGAAATTCCCGCGGTGGATGTGTCTCGCTCGGCGGAATTCTACGAGCGAGTTTTCGAATGGAACATGCGCAAGCGTGGCGACGGCGCGACGGCATTCGATGATGTCGTCGGCGAAGTCAGCGGCGCCTTTGTGACTGGCCGACCTGCCTCAAACAATCCTGGACTCTTGATCTACATCATGGTGGATGACGCCGCAGCAGCCGTGCAACGCGTCCTCGATCACGGCGGCGAGATCGTCCAACCTGTCGGCGTGGATGCACCAGAGATCACCGCGCGCTTCCGCGATCCCGCCGGCAATGTCCTCGGCATCTACCAGGAACCCGGAACTTAG
- a CDS encoding LutC/YkgG family protein — translation MATSNAGRERILARIRKARGHEASAAGAAEAIFPLIPDPMQRFLAECEANLTRVHRAVSNVQSAAILSQIVSELPAGAIYVEDDPVLRRLCVSIEERKILLSSEGRAPEDCVATLTLCDGLVAQTGSILTSSRHGGRGGSIVAPTHIVYATTDQLLPDVTSALRLAARDTERASYIGLISGSSRTADIEKILVQGAHGPVRVDIILEQR, via the coding sequence ATGGCAACTTCTAACGCTGGACGCGAACGAATTCTAGCGCGGATTCGCAAGGCGCGTGGGCATGAAGCATCCGCTGCCGGGGCGGCCGAAGCTATTTTCCCGCTGATCCCCGATCCGATGCAACGCTTCCTTGCCGAGTGCGAAGCGAATCTGACGCGAGTTCATCGCGCAGTGAGCAACGTGCAGTCTGCCGCTATCCTCAGCCAGATTGTGTCCGAGCTTCCGGCTGGAGCGATCTACGTCGAAGACGATCCCGTCCTGCGTCGGTTGTGCGTCTCGATTGAAGAGCGAAAGATCCTGCTCTCGAGCGAAGGCCGTGCGCCGGAGGATTGTGTTGCCACGCTCACGCTCTGCGATGGGTTGGTGGCGCAGACGGGATCCATTCTGACATCCAGCCGTCACGGTGGACGCGGGGGCTCGATCGTTGCGCCGACGCATATCGTTTACGCCACGACCGACCAGTTGCTGCCGGATGTAACCTCGGCGTTGCGGCTTGCAGCAAGAGATACTGAGCGCGCCTCGTACATAGGCTTGATCAGCGGTTCGAGCCGAACCGCGGACATCGAGAAGATATTGGTGCAGGGAGCGCACGGACCGGTACGCGTGGACATCATCCTCGAACAGCGCTAA
- a CDS encoding FAD-binding and (Fe-S)-binding domain-containing protein, giving the protein MATTVTAPSKLRANELQSLLGQIVEADRVLTRPIDRIAYASDASFYRLIPQAVIRAKSVEEIQALFRFSQQHSIPLTFRSGGTSLSGQAISDGLLIDTARHWRNFEVREGGRSLWVQPGLIGGRANQALAPFKSKIGPDPASIATCTLGGILANNSSGMCCGVEQNAYHTLQSIKFVLPSGTVIDTRDPNADEIFRAREPELVRGIMELKAKIEANVPLRDRIRRKYRMKNTTGYGLNAFLDFETPIDIFQHLLIGSEGTLAFTAEAILNTVPDLPVKYTGLLLFSDLYAASASILPLKQAGAKALEIMDRASLRSVETQPGVPATLRTLPEGAAGLLAEFQSGEESERSELERLAAEVSGGLTMLVPGVWTHDAGQQALLWKIRSGMFPSVGSVRKSGTTVIIEDVAFPVERLADAAIELTGLFKKHAYDNGIIFGHAKDGNLHFVMTQGFTTQAMVDQYEYFMDDVVELVVNRYDGALKAEHGTGRNMAPFVETEWGSDAYEIMRKLKELCDPHNLLNPGVLINPDPKAHISDLKQLPSVEEEVDKCIECGFCEPKCPSRDLTLTPRQRIVVRREMVRLQQNCSSDRELYAALDKEFPYMALDTCAADGLCATGCPVSIDTGTLVKRFRKMRHSESAHRWSERIAKHFSLAERGARIGLRLGHAAQAVFGKRAMLAITRFLHEHMTDALPLWTGDTPHVAGAVPTTRREGAAAIYFPSCVSRTMGRLPLEEKDRSVMEVLVAVAERAGLPVFIPKDVAGNCCGTPFSSKGFDRAHKIVANRAIENLWQWTEEGKLPVVVDTSPCTYGFVHTRPYLTEENEQRFDKLRILDAVEFVADELLPKLKIQKKTGSAALHPVCSITKMGLTPKLQKIASACSESVTVPISAGCCGFAGDRGFLVPELTQIATRVEAAEVSTRHYEGYYSSSRTCEIGMTRSTGEVYRSFLYLLEKASR; this is encoded by the coding sequence ATGGCGACGACGGTTACTGCGCCATCGAAGTTACGCGCGAACGAACTGCAAAGCTTGCTCGGCCAGATCGTCGAAGCCGACCGCGTACTGACTCGACCCATCGATCGCATCGCCTACGCTTCCGATGCGAGTTTTTATCGGCTCATCCCACAGGCGGTCATTCGGGCCAAGAGCGTAGAAGAAATTCAGGCGCTCTTTCGCTTCAGTCAACAACATTCCATCCCTTTGACCTTTCGGTCCGGCGGCACGAGTCTTTCAGGACAAGCGATTTCCGATGGCCTCCTGATAGATACGGCGCGGCATTGGCGCAATTTCGAAGTGCGCGAGGGAGGCCGAAGCCTATGGGTGCAGCCAGGATTGATCGGCGGACGAGCCAACCAGGCATTGGCGCCGTTTAAGAGCAAGATCGGTCCCGATCCGGCTTCGATCGCGACTTGCACGCTGGGCGGAATCCTGGCGAACAATTCTAGCGGCATGTGCTGCGGCGTGGAACAGAACGCGTACCACACGCTGCAATCCATCAAGTTCGTGCTGCCGTCGGGAACCGTGATTGATACGCGCGATCCGAATGCGGATGAGATCTTCCGCGCCCGAGAGCCGGAGTTGGTGCGCGGCATCATGGAATTGAAGGCGAAGATCGAAGCGAATGTGCCACTGCGCGATCGCATCCGCCGGAAGTACCGGATGAAGAACACGACTGGCTACGGGCTAAACGCTTTTCTCGACTTCGAAACTCCGATCGACATATTCCAGCATTTGCTGATTGGATCGGAAGGGACGCTGGCATTCACAGCCGAAGCGATTCTCAATACCGTTCCGGATCTGCCAGTGAAGTACACCGGCCTATTGTTGTTTTCGGACTTGTATGCGGCGAGTGCGTCCATCCTGCCGTTGAAACAAGCCGGCGCAAAGGCGCTGGAGATCATGGATCGCGCGTCGTTGCGCTCGGTGGAAACGCAGCCGGGCGTGCCGGCTACGTTGCGCACGTTGCCGGAGGGCGCCGCGGGACTATTGGCGGAGTTCCAGTCAGGCGAAGAGTCAGAGCGTTCCGAGTTGGAGCGCTTGGCTGCTGAGGTGAGCGGTGGACTGACGATGTTGGTGCCGGGAGTGTGGACACACGATGCCGGCCAGCAAGCGTTGTTGTGGAAGATCCGCTCCGGTATGTTCCCGTCGGTGGGATCGGTGCGGAAGAGCGGCACGACGGTGATCATCGAAGACGTAGCGTTCCCGGTGGAGCGGCTGGCGGACGCGGCCATCGAGCTGACAGGACTTTTCAAGAAACATGCGTATGACAACGGCATCATCTTCGGCCACGCCAAGGACGGCAATCTTCATTTCGTCATGACGCAAGGCTTCACTACGCAGGCGATGGTCGACCAGTACGAGTACTTCATGGACGATGTGGTGGAACTGGTCGTCAACCGATATGATGGCGCGCTCAAAGCGGAGCACGGCACTGGTCGCAACATGGCGCCGTTCGTGGAAACCGAGTGGGGAAGCGATGCCTACGAGATTATGCGCAAGCTCAAGGAGCTATGCGATCCGCACAACCTGCTGAACCCGGGAGTGCTGATCAATCCGGATCCGAAGGCGCATATTTCCGACTTAAAGCAATTGCCGTCGGTGGAGGAAGAAGTCGACAAGTGCATCGAGTGCGGGTTCTGCGAGCCGAAGTGTCCCAGCCGTGACCTGACGCTGACACCGCGGCAACGCATTGTGGTGCGACGCGAGATGGTGCGCTTGCAGCAGAATTGCAGCAGCGATCGCGAACTATACGCGGCGCTCGATAAGGAGTTCCCGTACATGGCCCTCGACACCTGTGCTGCTGATGGCTTGTGTGCGACGGGATGTCCGGTGAGCATTGATACCGGAACGCTGGTGAAGCGCTTCCGCAAGATGCGGCACAGTGAGAGCGCGCATCGGTGGTCGGAACGGATTGCAAAACATTTCAGTCTGGCGGAACGAGGAGCGCGGATCGGGTTGCGACTTGGTCATGCGGCGCAAGCGGTGTTTGGAAAAAGAGCGATGCTGGCGATCACGCGATTTCTACATGAGCACATGACGGACGCGTTGCCCCTTTGGACCGGAGACACACCGCATGTCGCGGGCGCGGTGCCGACAACGCGCAGGGAAGGCGCGGCAGCGATCTATTTTCCGAGTTGCGTTTCGCGAACCATGGGACGCTTGCCGCTGGAGGAGAAAGACCGCTCGGTGATGGAGGTGCTCGTCGCCGTCGCAGAACGCGCGGGTTTGCCAGTCTTCATTCCAAAGGATGTGGCAGGGAATTGCTGCGGCACGCCGTTTTCCTCGAAAGGCTTCGACCGTGCGCACAAGATCGTGGCAAATCGTGCGATCGAAAACCTTTGGCAATGGACCGAGGAAGGCAAACTGCCTGTGGTGGTGGACACCAGCCCGTGTACGTATGGGTTCGTCCACACGCGACCGTACCTGACAGAGGAGAACGAGCAACGCTTCGACAAGCTCAGGATCCTCGATGCGGTCGAGTTCGTTGCCGACGAACTGTTGCCGAAGTTGAAGATTCAGAAGAAGACCGGATCGGCTGCGCTGCATCCGGTGTGTTCGATCACGAAGATGGGCCTGACGCCGAAGTTGCAGAAGATTGCTTCGGCCTGCAGTGAGAGCGTAACAGTTCCGATTTCGGCGGGATGTTGTGGGTTCGCGGGCGATCGCGGATTTCTCGTGCCGGAGTTGACGCAGATCGCGACGCGCGTAGAGGCTGCCGAAGTTTCCACGCGGCATTACGAAGGCTACTATTCAAGCAGTCGCACCTGCGAGATTGGCATGACGCGTTCCACTGGCGAAGTGTATCGATCGTTCCTGTACCTGCTCGAAAAGGCGAGCCGCTGA
- a CDS encoding SpoIIE family protein phosphatase, with translation MGTMMGFGGVAAAADAPSIRVLRGTLVEELKLDRFPYTIGRKPENALVIADPSVSREHAHILRDGDSYVFLDLGSKHGSKVNGTKADRVILKPNDRIDVGLAQVHIVFAPQPSQGESVIQRLSSWQEHSTYSDLEHLREFLDAARRLNLASAVSEVLTILVDFSLRVTKAERAFFFRIEKGGEINLAYGRDSKGTILTDAGTVSRSVLKDAAASGSDFVITDTQQESNWSARESIVAHNLRSILCIPLRRKIGSQDENLWGLLYLDSHYRTKGLSQINHDIVRALANDAAALIEHAYLAEAEEQARRERQEMSIAAEIQKQLLSVTNPDCNFATFKARTIPCKSVGGDFYDIVAAGDSLYFVFADVSGKGISAALLASVLHGVAYSHFVQMRPVDEMVSSANRLLCNKQLLGKYATLLAGQLRSDGQLTIVNCGHLPPLRIEGEVVEALQTSCLPVGLFLDAKYELFQTKLAPGSRLLVFSDGVTEAEDPDGEFFGDERLQQVAARGVEAVLENVVAFAQGKALNDDCSMLEVQYIG, from the coding sequence ATGGGAACAATGATGGGGTTTGGCGGCGTTGCCGCTGCTGCTGATGCGCCGAGTATTCGTGTACTCCGTGGAACGCTGGTCGAAGAACTCAAACTCGACCGCTTCCCCTACACCATCGGCCGCAAGCCGGAGAACGCCCTCGTCATCGCGGACCCGAGCGTCTCGCGCGAACACGCGCACATCCTTCGTGATGGCGACAGCTACGTCTTTCTCGATCTCGGCAGCAAGCATGGCAGCAAGGTGAATGGCACGAAGGCCGATCGCGTCATTCTGAAGCCGAACGATCGCATTGATGTCGGCCTGGCACAGGTACATATCGTTTTCGCACCGCAGCCGAGCCAGGGCGAATCGGTCATTCAGCGCCTCTCGAGTTGGCAGGAACACTCGACCTACTCCGACCTCGAACATCTACGGGAATTCCTCGACGCCGCCCGCCGCCTCAATCTCGCCTCCGCCGTCTCCGAAGTGCTTACGATCCTGGTGGACTTCAGTCTTCGCGTGACCAAGGCCGAACGTGCTTTCTTCTTCCGCATCGAAAAAGGCGGCGAGATCAATCTCGCTTACGGACGCGATTCCAAGGGCACAATCCTCACTGACGCTGGCACGGTCTCTCGCTCTGTGTTGAAAGACGCTGCGGCGTCGGGATCCGATTTCGTCATCACCGACACGCAGCAGGAATCAAATTGGTCCGCCCGCGAGAGCATCGTTGCGCACAATCTGCGCAGCATCCTGTGCATTCCGTTGCGCCGCAAAATCGGTTCGCAGGATGAAAACCTCTGGGGCTTGCTCTACCTCGACAGCCACTATCGCACCAAGGGACTGAGCCAGATCAACCACGACATCGTGCGCGCGCTGGCGAACGACGCCGCGGCCCTGATCGAGCACGCGTACCTTGCCGAGGCTGAAGAGCAAGCTCGCCGCGAACGCCAGGAGATGAGCATCGCCGCCGAGATTCAGAAGCAACTGCTCTCGGTGACCAACCCCGATTGCAACTTCGCGACGTTCAAAGCGCGCACCATCCCTTGTAAGTCCGTGGGCGGCGATTTCTACGACATCGTTGCCGCCGGCGATTCGCTCTACTTCGTGTTCGCCGACGTCAGCGGCAAAGGCATCTCCGCTGCCCTGCTGGCCTCCGTGCTCCACGGGGTAGCGTATTCGCACTTCGTGCAAATGCGTCCGGTAGACGAGATGGTCAGTTCGGCGAACCGCCTGCTCTGCAATAAGCAATTGTTGGGGAAATACGCGACGTTGCTGGCTGGCCAATTGCGCAGCGATGGTCAACTTACAATCGTGAACTGCGGGCATCTTCCGCCTTTGCGCATCGAAGGTGAGGTTGTCGAGGCACTGCAGACTTCGTGCCTTCCGGTCGGCCTCTTCCTCGATGCAAAGTACGAACTGTTCCAGACCAAGCTCGCTCCCGGCAGCCGCTTGCTGGTGTTCTCGGACGGTGTGACCGAAGCCGAGGATCCCGACGGCGAGTTCTTCGGCGATGAGCGCTTGCAACAGGTCGCGGCACGAGGTGTAGAAGCCGTGCTTGAAAACGTCGTCGCCTTCGCGCAAGGCAAAGCGCTCAACGACGACTGCTCCATGCTGGAAGTCCAATACATCGGGTGA